One genomic region from Pararge aegeria chromosome 14, ilParAegt1.1, whole genome shotgun sequence encodes:
- the LOC120629474 gene encoding glucose dehydrogenase [FAD, quinone]-like, translating into MSGDTCVTSAGGATQLFASALNFLAATQCILPDSACSYNDEVANWETFDFIVVGGGSAGSVVANRLSEVCDWKVLLLEAGPEPPLEADIPRLYRTLSKTKYDWHYITKSNEDKQQALKNSAVPWLRGKMLGGTSSINAMLYVRGSDYDFQSWFDEGNPSWSPENVNYYFKKAENLQDIKLSTDDIIYDTYGHEGPLVVNSYNTTNEEVIQNVLDSYDYIGIKKVPDINAVRFQGHGVCGKSRVTARNGVRESTYRAYLKKAQNRSNLKIITNAFVTKILVNEEAKAYGVEVDINGKRKNVLVKLEVILSGGAINTPQILMLSGIGPKDHLLSKNIPCIVDLPGVGKNLQDHLSIPIPIYVDESEAEDIADQMFDVAKYLYNKTGYLAHVFLSDAIAFFSRSKEMKYPEFQSHFAIYRKNTTVRQFIDVYTDDVLNSLIRHISHKSLFSHNFNVLHPHSRGKIYLNTSNPYDYPIIDANYLGDERDIEDSVDGIKILTKIIDSPYYKSINAFIPRIEIPQCNQYEFLSDLYWRCYVIHMTSTMSHPVGTAKMGPSSADSVVDNFLKVHGVRGLRVIDASVMPFETSGNTNAPTIMIGEMGSDMIKDEYLGKSLSEDDIYN; encoded by the exons ATGTCCGG CGATACGTGTGTAACATCAGCGGGAGGGGCGACCCAGCTTTTTGCGTCAGCTCTTAACTTCCTGGCGGCAACGCAATGTATATTGCCTGACAGCGCGTGTTCATATAACGACGAAGTTGCTA ATTGGGAGACCTTCGACTTCATAGTTGTAGGAGGAGGGTCAGCTGGCAGTGTTGTAGCAAATCGACTCAGCGAAGTATGTGATTGGAAAGTTTTGCTTCTTGAAGCGGGCCCTGAACCACCCTTAGAAGCCgat ATACCTCGGTTATACAGAACGTTGTCTAAAACTAAGTATGATTGGCACTATATTACAAAAAGTAATGAAGACAAACAACAAGCGTTGAAAAATAGTGCAGTGCCATGGTTACGTGGAAAAATGCTTGGAGGTACAAGTTCTATTAATGCTATGTTGTATGTAAGAGGAAGCGATTATGACTTTCAGTCATGGTTTGACGAAGGAAATCCAAGCTGGTCGCCGgaaaatgttaattattattttaaaaaagcagAAAACCTTCAGGACATCAAACTTAGCACAGACGACATTATATATGATACCTATGGGCATGAAGGTCCACTGGTTGTTAACAGCTATAATACAACTAATGAAGAGGTCATTCAAAATGTTCTAGACTCTTATGATTACATTGGAATTAAAAAAGTACCTGATATTAACGCAGTCAGGTTCCAAGGACATGGCGTTTGTGGAAAATCAAGAGTGACGGCGCGAAATGGAGTTAGAGAGAGCACCTACAGAGCCTATCTGAAGAAAGCACAGAATAGAAGCAATCTAAAAATTATCACAAATGCTTTCGTGACAAAAATATTGGTAAATGAAGAAGCAAAAGCTTATGGGGTCGAGGTTGATATAAATGGGAAACGAAAAAATGTTTTGGTTAAACTTGAAGTTATTCTTAGTGGTGGAGCTATTAATACACCACAAATATTAATGTTGTCTGGTATTGGTCCTAAAGACCACCTTTTGTCTAAAAATATACCATGTATAGTAGACTTGCCAGGTGTTGGCAAAAATTTGCAAGATCATCTCTCTATTCCTATCCCTATTTATGTAGATGAATCAGAAGCCGAAGATATAGCTGACCAAATGTTCGACGttgcaaaatatttatacaacaaaaCAGGATATTTGGCACATGTGTTTTTATCAGATGCAATTGCTTTCTTTTCTCGAAGTAAAGAAATGAAATATCCAGAGTTCCAAAGTCATTTTGCAATATACCGGAAAAATACTACAGTTCGGCAATTTATTGACGTATATACAGATGATGTGCTAAATTCTTTAATACGTCATATTTCACATAAGTCATTATTTAGTCATAATTTCAATGTATTGCACCCACACTCGAGaggaaaaatttatttaaatacgtcAAATCCATACGATTATCCCATTATTGATGCCAATTATTTAGGTGACGAAAGAGATATTGAAGACTCAGTTGATGGTATAAAGATACTTACCAAAATAATAGACTCTCCGTACTACAAATCTATTAACGCCTTTATTCCTAGAATAGAAATTCCACAATGTAACCAATACGAATTCCTCAGTGACCTTTACTGGAGATGTTACGTGATACATATGACAAGTACAATGTCTCATCCAGTTGGTACAGCTAAAATGGGACCGTCATCAGCAGATTCAGTAGTAGATAACTTTTTGAAAGTTCATGGCGTAAGAGGTTTACGAGTTATAGATGCCAGTGTAATGCCATTTGAAACTAGCGGTAATACTAATGCTCCCACTATAATGATCGGAGAAATGGGTTCCGACATGATTAAGGATGAGTACTTGGGAAAAAGCTTATCGGAGGATGACATTTATAATTGA